A portion of the Cryptomeria japonica chromosome 5, Sugi_1.0, whole genome shotgun sequence genome contains these proteins:
- the LOC131043402 gene encoding probable disease resistance protein At1g61300, producing MGDPGFIPGMIGYAIHLAVSQVSHHINVAIGCRKELDALKALLLKIQLMNMEMQKFRKALNSDRVNTSSEPPLPFAVNSWLNELNALLDEASDLAQHCNVQSYWHLFPRYRTSRKIRRLIENVEKHLASTPSVAFLHQLQLHVTSQQLLEQIKGAPDYLDMHTSAPACTFGGLFPSNSSDAPITKYIEEELIVGQDSGSTRMKELIHSEQHKLVSRFGLVGKGGAGKTLLLKRLFNSDQVQTLFCNDLMLWLTISQTPSFSTLRNELVQQIALKVNEILDSRHEDHVKTWLNESMRKHKFALFLDDVWETSATSLLEELCVPLFPHHKSNLIIATSRSKSVLSQLGVPPPSIIQMQDLTEDESWTLFSSHAFPHSDGLLPMSIDQRIARRVCKECGGLPLAIKVVGQAMAGVSQSNEWEFSLQRLQNDGTHSLSSKLRLSYDALGDLPGYGISLQLCFLCLAAFSEDEVIRAGTAIKYWIGEGLVPGPDPVQIGERFLILLADRCLIEPIHKHHDGQVINFRVHDVLHHFLAHQIAEKEEKCFFQARRDLGEFPTHECEGYIRISLMDNCLTKVPKAFGAPYIRSLLLAGNIALTEIPKEVIGSMTALRVLDLSRTALQWLPKNVGSLKHLVCLRLCSVPIKKLPYSVGNLRNLQILDLYLSDITKLPSSISKLTSLQGLDVGSCKYLQCMPYGISHLRSLKYLNAGGSGNVAWKKSRRGRLSINDLGTLNQLKWLKLSNKGEIVREGMLGTMKQMETLFLDLTDTEKLPHDMIAMSKLRTLWLACPHLIHIDDSFCGFKNVGNIRLFNCGKLKQLPPLQKLENLKYLQIVKCPNIEKFPEEFGKGGGFPKLEVFSVVEAEKLEQLPMVEEGALPSLKILTIMKCEALQRLPQCYWNLKSVEKIRVYGCSKVLHVMAEEEKFMKTKSKVQTITLSSTQTKTLEKRYYDIRCRGEHFYYGEFWCSEMFQFLDNINRFWSLYV from the coding sequence ATGGGTGATCCTGGCTTCATCCCTGGAATGATTGGTTACGCCATTCATTTGGCTGTGAGTCAGGTTAGTCATCACATCAATGTTGCCATCGGATGCAGGAAAGAGTTGGATGCTCTCAAAGCCCTGCTTCTTAAAATTCAATTAATGAACATGGAAATGCAAAAATTTAGAAAAGCTTTGAACTCTGACAGAGTTAACACATCCTCTGAGCCTCCTTTGCCCTTCGCGGTCAACAGTTGGTTGAACGAATTGAATGCTCTTCTGGATGAAGCATCTGATTTGGCCCAGCACTGCAACGTACAATCATACTGGCATCTCTTTCCTCGTTACAGAACGAGCAGAAAGATTAGGCGACTCATTGAAAATGTTGAAAAGCATCTAGCCTCCACGCCTTCCGTCGCTTTTCTGCATCAACTACAGCTGCATGTGACAAGTCAGCAACTTCTTGAGCAGATTAAAGGGGCACCGGATTATCTTGATATGCATACTTCAGCACCTGCCTGCACATTTGGAGGTCTCTTTCCATCTAATTCTTCAGATGCTCCAATCACGAAGTATATTGAGGAGGAACTCATTGTCGGACAAGATTCTGGATCAACCAGAATGAAGGAGCTCATTCATTCTGAGCAGCACAAACTTGTGTCTCGTTTCGGCCTTGTTGGGAAAGGCGGGGCCGGTAAGACTCTACTACTCAAGCGACTCTTCAACAGTGACCAGGTACAGACTCTCTTTTGCAATGACTTGATGCTTTGGCTTACTATTTCACAAACTCCATCTTTCAGTACCCTTAGAAATGAGCTTGTGCAACAAATAGCTcttaaagtaaatgaaatattggaCAGTAGACATGAAGACCATGTTAAGACTTGGCTGAATGAAAGCATGAGAAAACACAAGTTTGCCCTGTTTTTAGATGATGTTTGGGAAACGAGTGCAACATCCTTGTTAGAAGAGCTGTGTGTGCCTCTCTTTCCACACCACAAGTCCAACCTTATCATTGCCACTTCCAGAAGTAAGAGTGTGCTCTCACAGCTGGGTGTTCCACCTCCATCAATCATCCAAATGCAAGACTTGACTGAGGATGAGAGCTGGACATTGTTTTCTTCCCATGCTTTTCCACACAGTGATGGACTTCTGCCCATGAGCATTGACCAAAGAATAGCGAGGCGCGTTTGCAAGGAGTGCGGGGGGCTTCCATTAGCAATCAAAGTAGTCGGACAGGCAATGGCAGGTGTTTCTCAGTCAAATGAATGGGAATTCTCACTCCAGAGATTGCAGAATGATGGTACGCACTCGCTTTCAAGCAAGTTGAGATTAAGCTACGATGCTTTGGGTGACTTACCAGGCTATGGTATTTCCTTGCAGTTGTGCTTCCTCTGCCTCGCTGCATTCTCAGAAGACGAAGTCATCAGGGCTGGAACTGCTATCAAGTACTGGATTGGAGAAGGGTTGGTACCCGGGCCAGATCCTGTCCAAATTGGAGAGAGATTCCTCATTTTGTTAGCAGACCGATGCCTTATTGAACCAATCCATAAGCATCACGACGGACAGGTTATCAATTTCAGGGTGCATGATGTATTGCACCACTTTTTAGCACACCAAATTGCTGAAAAGGAAGAAAAATGCTTCTTTCAGGCACGCAGAGATTTAGGAGAGTTTCCCACTCATGAATGTGAGGGATATATCAGAATTTCATTAATGGACAACTGCTTGACTAAGGTTCCAAAGGCATTCGGAGCTCCCTATATCCGCTCCTTGCTACTGGCTGGTAATATAGCTTTGACGGAAATTCCTAAAGAAGTGATTGGGAGTATGACCGCTCTCAGGGTCTTGGATTTGTCACGGACTGCCCTCCAGTGGTTGCCAAAAAACGTGGGAAGTTTGAAGCATTTAGTTTGTCTCAGATTATGCTCTGTTCCAATCAAGAAACTACCCTATTCTGTCGGTAACCTTAGAAACCTTCAAATATTAGATCTTTATCTATCTGATATTACAAAACTCCCATCCAGCATTTCTAAGTTGACTTCCCTACAAGGTTTGGATGTTGGGTCATGTAAATATCTGCAGTGCATGCCTTATGGGATTTCACACCTAAGGTCTCTGAAGTACCTGAATGCAGGCGGTTCTGGAAATGTAGCTTGGAAGAAGTCCAGAAGAGGTCGGCTTTCAATTAATGATTTGGGTACCCTAAACCAACTCAAATGGTTGAAGCTTTCAAATAAGGGTGAAATAGTTCGAGAAGGAATGCTCGGAACCATGAAGCAGATGGAAACTCTATTTTTAGATCTGACAGATACAGAAAAGCTCCCCCATGACATGATTGCCATGTCTAAATTGAGGACACTCTGGCTAGCATGTCCTCACTTAATCCATATAGACGATTCATTTTGTGGATTTAAAAATGTGGGCAACATTAGATTGTTCAACTGTGGCAAGTTGAAACAACTACCTCCGTTGCAGAAGCTTGAGAATCTGAAGTATTTACAGATTGTTAAGTGTCCCAACATAGAGAAGTTCCCAGAAGAATTCGGAAAGGGGGGAGGATTTCCTAAGCTTGAGGTATTTTCAGTGGTGGAGGCGGAGAAATTGGAGCAGCTGCCAATGGTAGAGGAGGGAGCACTGCCTTCACTTAAAATATTGACAATAATGAAGTGTGAGGCATTGCAGAGATTACCACAGTGTTATTGGAATTTGAAGAGTGTAGAGAAGATAAGAGTGTATGGTTGCTCGAAGGTTCTTCATGTCATGGCAGAGGAAGAAAAATTTATGAAGACAAAGAGCAAAGTGCAAACAATAACATTATCAAGCACACAAACTAAGACATTGGAAAAGCGCTACTATGATATTCGTTGTCGGGGTGAACACTTTTATTATGGTGAATTTTGGTGCAGTGAGATGTTTCAGTTTTTGGATAATATTAATCGATTTTGGTCTTTATATGTTTAA